One part of the Eptesicus fuscus isolate TK198812 chromosome 2, DD_ASM_mEF_20220401, whole genome shotgun sequence genome encodes these proteins:
- the OTUD1 gene encoding OTU domain-containing protein 1, whose protein sequence is MQLYSSVCTHYPAGGPGPTAAAPAPPPAAAPFRVSVQPPGPASGAPEPETGECQPAAAAEPREAAAAAPAAKMPAFSCFEMVSGAAAPSSSASAAAAGPPGGSCKPPLPPHYTSTAQITVRALGADRLLLHGPEPAAAAPAQRGRCLLLAPAPGAPVPPRRGSSAWLLEELLRPDGPEPAGLDAAREGPDRNFRLSEHRQALAAAKHRGPAPLPGSPEPSPGPWGEEHPAERSLRGWERAGDRSDPPSADAARRPAPEPETPAARSGEAAQHGAAEAALVPRPDARDEKLALYLAEVERQDKYLRQRSKYRFHIIPDGNCLYRAVSKTMYGHQSLHQELREQTVHYIADHLDHFGPLIEGDVGEFIIAAAQDGAWAGYPELLAMGQMLNVNIHLTTGGRLESPTVSTMIHYLGPEDSLRPSIWLSWLSNGHYDAVFDHSYPNPEYDNWCKQTQVQRKRDEELAKSMAISLSKMYIEQNACS, encoded by the coding sequence ATGCAGCTCTACAGCAGCGTCTGCACCCACTACCCAGCTGGGGGCCCGGGTCCCacggccgccgcgcctgcaccgccgcccgccgccgcccccttCAGGGTCTCCGTGCAGCCCCCGGGGCCCGCCAGCGGCGCGCCCGAGCCCGAGACCGGTGAGTGCCAGCCCGCCGCGGCCGCCGAGCCCCGggaagccgccgccgccgcccccgccgccaaGATGCCCGCCTTCTCCTGCTTCGAAATGGTGTCGGGGGCCGCCGcgccctcctcctccgcctccgccgccgccgccggcccgccCGGCGGGTCCTGCAAGCCGCCTCTGCCCCCGCACTACACGTCCACGGCGCAGATCACCGTGCGGGCCCTGGGCGCCGACCGGCTCCTGCTGCACGGGCCCGAGCCCGCCGCCGCGGCGCCCGCCCAGCGCGgccgctgcctcctgctggcccccgCGCCCGGCGCCCCGGTCCCGCCGCGGCGGGGCTCCTCGGCCTGGCTCCTGGAGGAGCTGCTGAGGCCCGACGGCCCCGAGCCCGCGGGCCTGGACGCAGCCCGGGAGGGCCCCGACCGAAACTTCCGACTGAGCGAGCACCGCCAGGCCCTGGCCGCCGCCAAGCACCGCGGTCCCGCGCCGCTCCCGGGAAGCCCGGAGCCCAGCCCCGGCCCGTGGGGCGAGGAGCACCCGGCCGAGAGGAGCCTTCGGGGCTGGGAGCGGGCCGGCGACCGCAGCGACCCTCCCAGCGCGGACGCGGCGCGGAGGCCTGCCCCCGAGCCCGAGACACCCGCGGCCCGGAGCGGCGAGGCCGCCCAGCACGGCGCTGCCGAGGCGGCACTCGTCCCCCGACCGGATGCCAGAGACGAGAAGCTGGCCCTGTACCTGGCGGAGGTGGAGAGGCAGGACAAGTACCTGCGGCAGAGGAGCAAGTACCGATTCCACATCATTCCCGACGGCAACTGCCTCTACCGGGCGGTCAGCAAGACCATGTACGGGCACCAGAGCCTTCATCAGGAGCTGAGGGAACAGACGGTGCACTACATCGCCGATCATCTCGACCACTTTGGGCCCCTGATTGAGGGCGACGTGGGGGAGTTCATCATCGCTGCTGCTCAGGACGGGGCGTGGGCCGGGTACCCCGAGTTGCTGGccatggggcagatgctgaaTGTGAACATACACTTAACTACTGGAGGGAGGTTGGAGAGCCCCACGGTGTCTACTATGATTCACTACTTGGGCCCAGAGGATTCTCTAAGGCCTAGTATTTGGCTCAGCTGGCTCAGCAATGGACATTATGATGCAGTGTTTGATCACTCCTATCCTAACCCAGAGTATGACAACTGGTGCAAACAGACTCAAGTGCAAAGAAAACGCGATGAAGAACTTGCCAAATCCATGGCCATATCCCTCTCCAAAATGTATATCGAACAAAATGCATGCTCTTGA